The segment TAAACGTTGAAAGGAAAAAACATAACTTCCAATGTCAATACTTTATTATTACATTGAAGGCCAGTTTGAAAATATAATAGTTCTAGGAAAATTAAAGCTGAAACAAATCTATTCTTCGATAATGAAAAATTAAAAGGGTTGCAAGTGGCTCAGTGATTACTATTTATGGTTTTAAGAACCAAAACACACATGGTACGTGCTTCATGTTATTtagaacatataaatttaaaCGAAGCCACAACCAGATCGAAGATTACATAAGTGATTGTATGGATGCATGGAGCTAAGTAAGATTAAGTGAAAAGCTCTTCTGCACTTCAATTGCAAGTTCTTCAACACTAAGTTGACATTCGAGTCCTATCTGCAGGATAAAGTTAATCCAGTGGACATATTATTAGTACACACAAATTGAATATAGATGAATGACATCAAAATAATTTGTTTATGATACGCACGAGGATATACTACAAAGGTAAATTAGCATAGATAATAGGTTTATTAAATCCTTCAGAAGGGTGCTTACAATCTCCTTTCATTGTCCACTAAGATTGAATTTCTATTATTGATTGATTTGTTAGCATGAGGGGTATATCATttatcaattaatttttttcttaacAATCATGTCGGTTATCACCCGTATCGATCGCATTCATACATGACATTAGTAGTCTTATGTAAAACAGGAACCTATCCAACCATTAAAGCTAATTGGTGTTGTGGGTTTAAGATTAAATATGGGCGTACGTAGTTATTTACTTAGTTTACTCTTGTGTTATCAACTAAAAGTAATGAATATATTTTAGCTTATTACAAGAGAAAACAAGACGAGTTACGAATATGGATACATTACTAGGTCTCAGGTTTAATCTTCATTTATCAGCTCATGATATACGAGGATGCTCAACAGTGTCCTTGGGCATGGCTTATTATTTCCCTAATCTCTTCGTAATTCATGTGCATGGATGCAAAATTGTTTAATAATAGAAAAGATGTATAGGCGAATTGGTTAATTTTGTTAAGGAATATCtttcatttataattaaataaatcttGTTGGGGATGATATCACGACATGTTTCTATTTTCATTACCTTGGACGTAGGACTTTTAAGAGTCTTAACAAAAATGAGAAATGCTGTGTACCTTAATAACAAAGGAGTATAGGACAGTGTCCTCCATGCTGCTGATATTTAGATGTAGGATCTCAAGAGAAAGATTTTCCAACAAATTGACTATCTTCACAATTTGACCTGGAATTCTTCGTGATACTGTCCTCAAGACCACATTTGACCCCGAGATCTTTGCTTCCACGTCCGCAACTGGTGAATTACAAGATGCTCCCAGTTCTTTGATATTTTCGTGTACAACTATAGATCGTTCTGATTGCGGGGTGCTTGGTTGCAGTAATGGCTTTGGGCTTGGACCAGGACTAGGACTTATGCTCCTACGTCTTTTCTTTGATTCCAATGATTGTAAGACTTGTTGCATCTCCTTGATGAATTCGATTACACCTCCTATGATTGAGGCTTGATCTCCCTACCATATCAGGCGCGCAAATGAAAATAAATCCTACTTAGTCTATCA is part of the Lactuca sativa cultivar Salinas chromosome 7, Lsat_Salinas_v11, whole genome shotgun sequence genome and harbors:
- the LOC111920537 gene encoding transcription factor MUTE → MSHIAVERNRRRQMNEHLKVLRSMTPCFYIKRGDQASIIGGVIEFIKEMQQVLQSLESKKRRRSISPSPGPSPKPLLQPSTPQSERSIVVHENIKELGASCNSPVADVEAKISGSNVVLRTVSRRIPGQIVKIVNLLENLSLEILHLNISSMEDTVLYSFVIKIGLECQLSVEELAIEVQKSFSLNLT